A region from the Jaculus jaculus isolate mJacJac1 chromosome 18, mJacJac1.mat.Y.cur, whole genome shotgun sequence genome encodes:
- the Pex26 gene encoding peroxisome assembly protein 26 isoform X1, with the protein MKSDAPISAAALKGLGGPLRSSEPARAPSPAVHLLEDAADLLTVHLDFPAALEACERAWRILGRPGSPALDPTSTEVQCSLCVVGIQALAEMDRWREVLSWVLQYYQIPGKLPPKVLELCILLYSKMQEPGALLDVVRAWLQDPDNQSLPEYGALAELHLRHVLLPLGCLSEAEELAVGSAGFGEQQRLEVLQAINVTRQQHTQMHSSSQEPQKLSQEGSFSRKWLSLLTVLRRLWDSARSYLLSQPFKKSLFIALILCLLVVRFDPASPSSLPFLYQLAQLFRRIQKATLSRLHSLALRD; encoded by the exons ATGAAGAGCGACGCCCCGATCTCCGCTGCGGCCCTGAAAGGGCTCGGAGGGCCCCTGCGGAGCAGCGAGCCTGCCCGCGCCCCGAGCCCGGCCGTGCACCTGCTGGAGGACGCGGCGGACCTCCTGACCGTGCACCTGGACTTCCCCGCGGCGCTGGAGGCCTGCGAGCGAGCCTGGCGCATCCTGGGCCGCCCCGGGTCCCCGGCTCTGGATCCCAC CTCCACAGAGGTGCAATGCTCCCTGTGTGTTGTGGGGATTCAGGCTCTGGCAGAAATGGATCGGTGGAGGGAAGTCCTCTCTTGGGTTCTTCAGTATTATCAGATCCCGGGAAAGCTGCCTCCCAAAGTCCTGGAGCTCTG CATCCTTTTATACAGCAAGATGCAGGAGCCTGGAGCCTTACTGGATGTAGTCCGTGCCTGGCTCCAAGATCCAGACAATCAGAGCCTTCCAGAATATGGGGCCTTGGCTGAACTTCACCTGCGGCACGTGCTGCTGCCCCTGGGCTGCTTGTCCGAGGCTGAGGAGCTGGCGGTGGGATCTGCAGGCTTTGGTGAGCAGCAGCGGCTAGAAGTGCTCCAGGCCATTAATGTGACGAGGCAGCAGCACACGCAGATGCATTCCAGCTCCCAGGAGCCTCAGAAGCTGAGCCAGGAAG GTTCCTTCTCCCGTAAGTGGCTCTCACTACTGACGGTGCTTCGCCGGCTCTGGGATTCCGCACGGAGCTACCTCCTGTCTCAGCCCTTCAAGAAGAGCCTCTTCATTGCCTTGATCCTCTGTCTCTTGGTGGTACGGTTTGACCCAG CGTCTCCCTCTTCCTTGCCTTTCCTTTACCAGTTGGCTCAGCTCTTCCGAAGGATCCAGAAGGCCACGCTCTCTCGCCTCCACTCTCTTGCCCTACGTGACTGA
- the Pex26 gene encoding peroxisome assembly protein 26 isoform X2, with the protein MKSDAPISAAALKGLGGPLRSSEPARAPSPAVHLLEDAADLLTVHLDFPAALEACERAWRILGRPGSPALDPTSTEVQCSLCVVGIQALAEMDRWREVLSWVLQYYQIPGKLPPKVLELCILLYSKMQEPGALLDVVRAWLQDPDNQSLPEYGALAELHLRHVLLPLGCLSEAEELAVGSAGFGEQQRLEVLQAINVTRQQHTQMHSSSQEPQKLSQEGSFSRKWLSLLTVLRRLWDSARSYLLSQPFKKSLFIALILCLLVVRFDPVGSALPKDPEGHALSPPLSCPT; encoded by the exons ATGAAGAGCGACGCCCCGATCTCCGCTGCGGCCCTGAAAGGGCTCGGAGGGCCCCTGCGGAGCAGCGAGCCTGCCCGCGCCCCGAGCCCGGCCGTGCACCTGCTGGAGGACGCGGCGGACCTCCTGACCGTGCACCTGGACTTCCCCGCGGCGCTGGAGGCCTGCGAGCGAGCCTGGCGCATCCTGGGCCGCCCCGGGTCCCCGGCTCTGGATCCCAC CTCCACAGAGGTGCAATGCTCCCTGTGTGTTGTGGGGATTCAGGCTCTGGCAGAAATGGATCGGTGGAGGGAAGTCCTCTCTTGGGTTCTTCAGTATTATCAGATCCCGGGAAAGCTGCCTCCCAAAGTCCTGGAGCTCTG CATCCTTTTATACAGCAAGATGCAGGAGCCTGGAGCCTTACTGGATGTAGTCCGTGCCTGGCTCCAAGATCCAGACAATCAGAGCCTTCCAGAATATGGGGCCTTGGCTGAACTTCACCTGCGGCACGTGCTGCTGCCCCTGGGCTGCTTGTCCGAGGCTGAGGAGCTGGCGGTGGGATCTGCAGGCTTTGGTGAGCAGCAGCGGCTAGAAGTGCTCCAGGCCATTAATGTGACGAGGCAGCAGCACACGCAGATGCATTCCAGCTCCCAGGAGCCTCAGAAGCTGAGCCAGGAAG GTTCCTTCTCCCGTAAGTGGCTCTCACTACTGACGGTGCTTCGCCGGCTCTGGGATTCCGCACGGAGCTACCTCCTGTCTCAGCCCTTCAAGAAGAGCCTCTTCATTGCCTTGATCCTCTGTCTCTTGGTGGTACGGTTTGACCCAG TTGGCTCAGCTCTTCCGAAGGATCCAGAAGGCCACGCTCTCTCGCCTCCACTCTCTTGCCCTACGTGA